Proteins co-encoded in one Polluticoccus soli genomic window:
- a CDS encoding FkbM family methyltransferase codes for MRSLLRKPFRKFYYSLYGKQGKCVVINDEKYRVSAHIARGVNSVIDETPYKILKNLVANASVVFDIGANVGIISVLLAKAMKPRTKIYSFEPVPSTFVMLADNARVQDGNAAVIANNLAISNGVGDIFFTNRTTHTINNILRSPEQGAISVKATTVDVFCKENNVTPNVIKVDVEGAEFFALEGMTKTLQQNDCIVLVEIHKSMLADFGVDKQKFVLFLERIGYHLYNESGNQIAYDEILNHTCVVLSSRPLESSMFSI; via the coding sequence ATGCGCTCACTATTACGAAAACCATTTAGAAAATTTTATTACTCATTATACGGGAAACAAGGCAAGTGTGTAGTAATAAACGACGAAAAATATCGCGTATCCGCTCATATCGCACGGGGAGTAAATAGCGTTATTGACGAAACGCCTTATAAAATCCTAAAAAATCTGGTAGCCAATGCTTCAGTCGTGTTTGATATCGGAGCTAATGTTGGAATAATATCGGTTTTACTGGCGAAGGCTATGAAGCCAAGAACAAAAATTTACTCGTTTGAGCCAGTTCCGTCAACATTCGTAATGCTTGCGGATAATGCAAGGGTGCAAGATGGCAATGCTGCTGTAATTGCAAATAATCTAGCCATTAGCAATGGTGTCGGCGATATTTTTTTTACAAACAGGACGACACACACGATAAATAATATACTTCGTAGTCCAGAGCAGGGCGCAATTTCAGTTAAAGCAACTACAGTAGACGTTTTTTGCAAGGAAAACAACGTAACACCTAATGTAATTAAGGTCGATGTTGAAGGGGCAGAATTTTTTGCGCTTGAGGGTATGACTAAAACGCTACAACAGAATGATTGTATTGTTTTGGTTGAAATTCACAAGTCTATGTTGGCGGATTTTGGAGTTGACAAACAAAAGTTCGTATTGTTTCTCGAGAGGATAGGCTACCATTTATACAACGAGTCAGGTAATCAGATAGCCTATGACGAAATTTTGAATCATACTTGTGTTGTGCTTTCGAGCAGGCCGTTGGAAAGTTCGATGTTCAGTATCTAA
- a CDS encoding ArnT family glycosyltransferase, which yields MRTTHPAIPLFVFTLVFLVMCFVYYADLVFMYPFGFHEWAQADRLALALKFYDNGMNFFKPATFNLTSIKGVTGVEFPIQSWLAAALGHVFGRENISTCFRLLTLGISYAGLSALFLLCYRHTRDIIVSLLVPVFFMCSPIFIYYSCSYLPDTAAVSLCFVGFYFFDRYISDSRFRDLSKAIAFLTLAALIKTSTGTMLIGIMGITVLWAPLRTRIYAPGKVAGVFLYSVVALIAYYFYNQYLNKTYQSTLFLAKPYPFQEGEFDTYVNHAFKDFWIREYFVLPQYLLLVGIPAAGIPLLSKSREGRTVLATLGLFVLGVVAMALLFGHQFIQHDYYVVSIYFPLFGFMLINSVVAIRQQIEEKPARISIRSFAIGAMLILFVFADHHTYRRIHLSDDRYYSGWKDNFSTAWLKGTDKQLDELGVSRKEHVVVVGENAPNLSFVYLDRSGYLLEEHQVLQFASLMKEKNVRVAVGANKKMEDVYAQDSTLFNGFNVVKKEKMWVVMRK from the coding sequence ATGAGAACCACCCACCCAGCGATTCCATTATTTGTATTTACACTTGTATTCCTGGTGATGTGTTTTGTCTATTATGCCGACCTCGTGTTCATGTACCCTTTCGGTTTTCATGAATGGGCACAGGCCGACAGGCTGGCACTAGCGCTCAAGTTTTACGATAACGGGATGAACTTCTTCAAGCCGGCAACGTTCAACCTCACATCTATAAAGGGAGTGACGGGCGTTGAGTTCCCGATACAAAGCTGGCTGGCTGCGGCGTTGGGACATGTGTTTGGACGGGAGAATATCTCTACCTGTTTCCGCCTGCTGACGCTGGGTATCAGTTATGCAGGGCTCTCGGCACTGTTCTTACTCTGTTATCGTCATACGCGCGATATCATAGTATCGTTGCTGGTGCCCGTGTTTTTCATGTGTTCACCCATCTTCATTTATTACTCCTGCAGCTACCTACCCGATACTGCTGCGGTGTCACTGTGCTTTGTAGGTTTCTACTTCTTCGACAGGTACATATCCGATAGCAGGTTCCGGGATCTGTCAAAAGCAATTGCATTCCTCACGCTCGCAGCGCTTATCAAAACATCAACCGGCACCATGCTTATCGGCATTATGGGCATTACCGTTTTGTGGGCCCCGCTCAGGACGCGTATTTATGCACCCGGCAAGGTTGCCGGTGTGTTCCTTTATTCGGTAGTGGCATTGATCGCTTACTATTTCTACAATCAATACCTGAATAAAACTTACCAGAGCACGCTCTTTCTCGCCAAGCCCTATCCTTTCCAGGAAGGTGAGTTTGATACCTATGTCAACCATGCCTTCAAGGATTTCTGGATAAGAGAATACTTTGTGCTGCCGCAATACTTGTTGTTGGTGGGTATTCCTGCTGCGGGCATTCCGTTATTGTCAAAAAGCCGTGAAGGTAGAACGGTGTTGGCAACCCTTGGGCTCTTCGTATTGGGAGTAGTAGCAATGGCGCTGCTGTTTGGACACCAGTTCATCCAGCACGACTACTATGTGGTATCTATCTACTTCCCGCTGTTTGGCTTTATGCTGATCAACTCGGTAGTGGCAATCCGCCAGCAGATAGAGGAAAAGCCGGCGAGGATCTCGATCCGGTCGTTTGCTATCGGGGCTATGCTCATCTTGTTCGTGTTTGCAGATCATCATACTTACCGCCGCATCCACCTCAGCGATGATCGCTACTACTCGGGCTGGAAGGATAACTTTAGCACCGCCTGGCTGAAAGGCACCGATAAGCAACTGGACGAACTGGGCGTTAGTCGCAAGGAGCATGTGGTAGTGGTAGGAGAGAACGCACCCAACCTGTCGTTCGTTTATCTTGACAGAAGTGGCTACTTGCTGGAAGAACACCAGGTATTGCAGTTCGCTTCGCTAATGAAGGAGAAAAACGTTAGGGTGGCAGTTGGCGCTAATAAAAAAATGGAAGACGTTTACGCGCAGGATTCCACGCTGTTCAACGGGTTCAATGTTGTGAAGAAGGAGAAGATGTGGGTGGTGATGAGGAAGTAG
- a CDS encoding energy transducer TonB, with product MRILLTLLLVAFSAMAHAQTNVTLTQDTTVKLETKTFFDTVQTQPAFKGNLGQYLSKSLKIPAGTKFPPRIDTQLWIDSTGRIAHVEIMDNNTTRKPNTPLEKEIVRVIKAMPRWEPGTYNGRKVTVKYSLPLVF from the coding sequence ATGCGAATTTTATTGACCCTGCTACTGGTGGCCTTTTCAGCCATGGCCCATGCACAAACTAATGTTACACTGACACAGGACACTACCGTTAAACTGGAAACAAAGACTTTTTTCGATACTGTACAAACACAACCAGCGTTCAAAGGCAACCTTGGCCAGTACCTGAGCAAGAGCCTGAAGATACCTGCAGGTACAAAGTTCCCACCAAGGATAGACACGCAACTTTGGATAGACTCCACCGGCCGCATTGCACATGTAGAGATAATGGATAACAACACTACACGAAAACCTAACACGCCACTCGAAAAAGAAATAGTGCGCGTAATAAAAGCAATGCCCCGCTGGGAGCCGGGTACCTACAATGGCCGTAAGGTGACGGTGAAGTATTCGCTGCCGTTGGTGTTTTAG
- a CDS encoding GIY-YIG nuclease family protein yields the protein MHNYYVYITTNKNKTVLYTGVTGNIAARLWFHEEGARLNQNNFTARYNCYHLIYWEHFRNVKSAIARETEIKGLKRWKKEALINAFNPEWRFLNEELM from the coding sequence ATGCACAATTACTACGTCTACATCACCACCAACAAAAACAAAACGGTATTATACACCGGCGTTACCGGCAACATAGCCGCGCGACTCTGGTTTCACGAAGAAGGGGCAAGGCTTAATCAAAATAATTTCACCGCGAGATACAACTGTTATCACCTTATCTATTGGGAGCATTTCAGGAACGTCAAAAGTGCCATTGCACGGGAAACAGAAATAAAAGGTCTTAAGCGTTGGAAAAAGGAAGCACTGATCAATGCTTTTAATCCGGAGTGGCGGTTTTTAAACGAGGAACTCATGTAG
- a CDS encoding J domain-containing protein: protein MRGQPKDYYTILEVHPSATAQEIKKAYRKLAFKYHPDTSQHNTYTEIHFREIQEAYDVLSDEVKRKRYDEERWLSGMSSRARHQHVITPPWILKEAQRLTRHMATVDTYRMSHSALSDYVFLLLSDSHMAILQQADDRDTNKEIVNELLKATSNLKYQYMDAIAARLVQLSGADNALHASIYAHVRNRRAEATWERYLPLIIAIITLVLVVVMWWWGKRN from the coding sequence ATGCGCGGGCAGCCCAAAGACTATTATACCATTCTTGAGGTTCATCCCTCTGCCACGGCACAGGAGATAAAAAAGGCTTACCGCAAGCTGGCATTCAAGTATCATCCAGATACTTCGCAGCATAATACTTACACCGAGATACATTTTCGTGAGATACAGGAAGCATACGATGTGCTTTCTGATGAGGTGAAGCGCAAGCGCTACGACGAAGAACGATGGCTCTCGGGCATGAGCAGCCGTGCGCGCCACCAGCACGTCATAACGCCGCCGTGGATACTGAAGGAAGCACAGCGCCTCACCAGGCACATGGCCACCGTCGACACCTACCGCATGAGCCATAGCGCCCTGAGTGATTATGTCTTCCTCCTCCTTTCCGACTCGCACATGGCTATATTACAACAGGCCGATGACCGCGATACCAACAAAGAAATAGTGAACGAGCTGCTGAAGGCTACCTCTAACCTCAAGTACCAATATATGGATGCCATAGCCGCGCGGCTGGTGCAACTATCCGGTGCCGACAATGCACTGCACGCCAGCATCTATGCCCACGTACGCAACCGCCGCGCCGAAGCCACCTGGGAAAGATACCTGCCGCTGATCATTGCCATCATTACGCTGGTACTGGTGGTGGTGATGTGGTGGTGGGGAAAGCGCAATTGA
- a CDS encoding sensor histidine kinase translates to MSTTPGRNRLRDTWEYLVGSRTQYPLEQRVFNAVCLLTLILHVAIIPFNFFTGLPQIAFVYCCTAVICLIVYYLSRFKSRFQLGTSVFAVTALTALSCNYFLNDGIAGPTTLAFFLSFQFIIAIKPQRTYWFWVMIHLLLVLALYQAESYHPEWVAHSYDSFSERVADNYFSYIVILILTFFCVTFLRRSYYYEKVQAERRAESIETQHLQIAAQHLQLERLNQEKNKLFSIISHDLKSPLASICSYLELLSEDMVPAEQRKEFEKELLMVTGNTSELLQNLLSWSKTQMEGTAVRLAQLNLYQTLHATLDVQETTAEKKGIHLSYSIDDSMIVVADYDMLQLVVRNLVSNAIKFTDTGGSIQVKAYREDDHCRLVVKDTGRGIPVDKQEDIFTLKTSSTYGTNNEKGVGLGLVMCKEFTELQGGRIWFASVEGQGTTFYVSLPLHVDKQLAMFG, encoded by the coding sequence ATGAGTACCACACCGGGACGGAATAGACTCAGGGATACCTGGGAATACCTGGTGGGCAGTAGAACACAGTACCCACTCGAACAACGGGTGTTTAACGCTGTGTGCCTGCTCACGCTGATACTGCATGTCGCCATTATACCGTTCAACTTTTTTACGGGCCTGCCGCAGATAGCATTTGTATATTGCTGTACAGCGGTGATCTGCCTCATCGTTTATTACCTGTCGCGTTTCAAGTCACGGTTTCAGCTGGGCACCAGTGTGTTTGCGGTAACTGCCCTAACCGCGCTCTCCTGCAATTATTTTCTGAACGATGGGATCGCCGGCCCTACAACACTGGCCTTTTTTCTTTCATTCCAGTTCATCATTGCCATAAAACCACAACGTACTTATTGGTTCTGGGTAATGATACACCTGCTGCTGGTGCTGGCACTTTACCAGGCCGAAAGCTACCACCCTGAGTGGGTGGCTCATTCCTACGACTCCTTCAGCGAGCGTGTTGCTGACAATTATTTTTCCTACATCGTCATACTGATACTTACTTTCTTCTGCGTCACCTTCCTGCGCCGCAGCTACTATTATGAAAAGGTGCAGGCCGAACGCAGGGCTGAGTCTATAGAAACACAGCACCTGCAAATAGCCGCGCAGCACTTACAACTGGAGCGCCTCAACCAGGAAAAGAACAAACTCTTCTCCATCATATCGCACGACCTGAAAAGCCCTCTGGCTTCTATTTGCAGCTACCTCGAATTATTGTCTGAAGACATGGTACCTGCTGAGCAACGTAAGGAGTTTGAAAAAGAACTGCTGATGGTGACGGGCAATACATCTGAACTGCTGCAAAACCTGCTGTCGTGGTCTAAAACACAAATGGAAGGCACAGCGGTAAGATTAGCGCAGCTCAACTTGTACCAGACTTTGCATGCTACGCTGGATGTACAGGAAACCACGGCTGAAAAGAAGGGCATACACCTCAGCTATTCTATCGACGACTCGATGATAGTGGTAGCAGACTACGACATGCTGCAGCTGGTGGTGCGCAACCTGGTGAGCAACGCCATCAAGTTTACAGACACCGGCGGTAGCATTCAAGTAAAAGCTTACCGGGAAGATGACCATTGCCGTCTCGTTGTTAAAGACACCGGCCGCGGCATACCTGTCGATAAGCAGGAAGATATCTTCACGCTGAAAACAAGCTCAACCTATGGCACCAACAACGAAAAAGGTGTTGGCCTGGGTCTTGTAATGTGTAAAGAGTTTACCGAGCTACAGGGCGGCCGCATCTGGTTTGCCAGTGTAGAGGGACAAGGCACTACTTTCTATGTGTCACTGCCGCTTCATGTAGACAAGCAGCTGGCCATGTTTGGGTAG
- a CDS encoding DUF3606 domain-containing protein, with product MRDNMENKGWRERQRVANEEDKEVDFLRRKFGVTSTKVLEAIRAVGSTDREALEEYLRNQIGGYDPKRDAGPRE from the coding sequence ATGAGAGATAATATGGAAAATAAAGGGTGGCGAGAGCGGCAAAGAGTTGCGAACGAAGAAGACAAAGAGGTGGATTTTCTCCGCCGGAAGTTTGGCGTAACAAGCACTAAAGTATTGGAAGCTATACGCGCCGTCGGTAGTACTGACCGGGAAGCGCTTGAAGAATACCTTCGAAATCAGATAGGAGGCTACGACCCAAAACGCGATGCGGGTCCTAGAGAATAA
- a CDS encoding T9SS type A sorting domain-containing protein, whose protein sequence is MKHTVSLAATLAAITLSFSTTFGQPSLTKIDINPSAGSSPEMLTTALNRLYFYADNGAAGKELMVYDGTGVSLVADLVPGSGGLADLSNICELNGKIYFAAPAAGAGIELFAYDGVNPPVLAKDVVPGATSSFPTNLVALNNVLYFRTRTANFHSDIYSYNPATGQLQLIATNPAEPMQGLELMVHNNKVCFSSQVNTVSAPGDGLYSFDPATNSLDTIIELDPHTGRPFGYLVDSGILYFIYSTTADGWELYKYDGVNPPVMLTNFPGLKGLRFKSRIGKLQDRILMTVHGATAVENYFAIYDNSSATVTMLDTTYAYMGSGFGLYNNRMYFGFEENQEIPLFTYDGMKHHRLSDDVSAAKTISLPDEFQVFQGDLYFAAQVAGQDRELYKFNDANLSVKRVKDISSLVLYPNPASSDATISFTLKQATKLIAQLTDMQGRVVYATKSLQYTPGQQEIKMPVQEFAPGIYIYAVMNEAGEILAQGQLIKK, encoded by the coding sequence ATGAAACATACTGTATCCCTTGCAGCGACTTTAGCTGCTATAACCCTTTCTTTTTCTACGACATTTGGACAGCCATCACTTACTAAGATAGATATTAATCCTTCGGCCGGTTCGTCGCCAGAAATGCTTACAACGGCATTGAACAGACTCTATTTCTATGCAGACAATGGTGCAGCCGGTAAGGAGCTAATGGTCTATGACGGTACGGGCGTAAGCCTTGTGGCCGACTTAGTGCCCGGTTCGGGAGGCCTTGCGGACTTGTCGAATATTTGTGAGCTGAATGGTAAGATATATTTTGCTGCGCCCGCAGCCGGTGCAGGTATTGAGTTGTTTGCGTACGATGGTGTCAATCCCCCGGTGCTGGCAAAGGACGTTGTGCCGGGCGCAACCAGTAGCTTTCCTACTAATCTTGTTGCACTGAACAATGTGTTGTACTTCCGCACTAGAACAGCCAATTTTCATTCTGATATCTATAGTTACAATCCGGCTACAGGACAATTGCAGTTGATAGCAACCAATCCTGCCGAGCCCATGCAGGGACTAGAGCTGATGGTGCACAACAATAAAGTCTGTTTTTCTTCGCAGGTGAATACAGTCTCTGCGCCCGGCGATGGTCTGTATAGTTTTGATCCGGCTACAAACTCCTTGGACACGATCATTGAACTTGATCCCCACACCGGTCGCCCTTTTGGTTACCTGGTGGATAGTGGAATTCTGTATTTTATTTATTCCACAACTGCGGATGGATGGGAGCTGTACAAATACGATGGTGTGAATCCTCCAGTTATGCTCACTAATTTTCCAGGTCTTAAGGGACTAAGGTTTAAGTCCAGGATCGGAAAGCTGCAAGACCGCATACTCATGACGGTACACGGGGCAACGGCTGTGGAGAATTACTTCGCGATATATGACAACTCTTCAGCTACAGTGACTATGCTGGATACTACATACGCTTATATGGGTTCAGGCTTTGGCCTTTATAACAACCGGATGTATTTTGGTTTTGAAGAAAATCAGGAGATTCCGCTCTTTACTTATGATGGAATGAAACACCACCGCTTATCAGATGATGTGAGTGCTGCAAAAACGATAAGCCTGCCAGACGAATTCCAAGTGTTCCAGGGTGACCTCTATTTTGCAGCGCAGGTGGCCGGTCAGGATAGAGAGTTGTACAAGTTCAATGACGCTAACCTGAGCGTTAAAAGAGTAAAAGATATTTCTTCACTCGTGCTTTATCCAAATCCGGCCTCTTCAGACGCCACCATCAGCTTCACCCTAAAACAAGCCACGAAACTAATTGCGCAGCTCACAGATATGCAGGGTAGAGTAGTGTATGCAACTAAATCTCTGCAATACACTCCAGGCCAACAAGAAATAAAAATGCCCGTGCAGGAATTTGCACCGGGCATCTATATCTATGCAGTTATGAACGAGGCTGGAGAAATACTGGCCCAAGGCCAGCTGATCAAAAAATAG
- a CDS encoding T9SS type A sorting domain-containing protein → MKKLFPLMALLCLNVAAQAQYQVQDHPSVSTGIAFSPLGSRVYFVGGESATGAELWRFNDNLPERLTDIWQGVRSSITGNLKQMPVVNGSVYFPALDKTNGGTILYAYSDAGYLTAIPLSPAGVVEVLDNEVVTIDDTIYFVGRDNNGYLDIYGYQPATGLIAQLTTQHGSAGQMTNYNGLLVFARTTINMGSELGVLDLKNGKSYTYDINAGNSSSFPGSFTVVDNTLYFAATTAAEGRELYSYDPLTGPVRLTDLQPGAANSVAGGVIVHYKGSLVFSAYTNSSERILYQYNLASKAGTQLGAYHGQSAILTSAAVYGGKLFMNIDTSFMFNPESLYIYDGTGLPKIASQLLGGAQYQNVYGLGVCGNKLYFTGATLPNLQGHLVVVTDSTVLGVGEQLVATGIELYPNPATTEAHISFSLRQATKLNVQLADMQGRVVYASAKQYSAGKHEITVPVSELAVGVYMYTVADADGTVLDRGRVVKE, encoded by the coding sequence ATGAAAAAGCTCTTTCCTCTTATGGCACTGCTATGCCTCAATGTTGCTGCCCAGGCACAATACCAGGTACAAGACCATCCGAGTGTGAGCACTGGCATCGCCTTTTCGCCGCTGGGCTCAAGAGTATATTTCGTGGGTGGCGAGTCCGCCACAGGTGCGGAATTATGGCGCTTTAACGACAACCTGCCCGAGCGGCTCACAGATATATGGCAAGGGGTCCGGTCGTCGATTACCGGCAACCTCAAACAAATGCCGGTAGTCAATGGCAGCGTCTATTTCCCCGCCCTGGATAAGACCAACGGAGGGACGATATTGTATGCATATTCCGATGCAGGTTACCTGACTGCGATACCCCTGTCGCCAGCGGGTGTGGTAGAGGTATTAGACAATGAAGTGGTGACAATTGACGACACCATTTACTTTGTAGGTAGAGATAATAACGGCTACCTGGATATTTATGGCTACCAGCCGGCCACCGGGCTGATAGCGCAGCTTACTACACAACACGGGTCTGCCGGACAGATGACGAACTATAACGGGCTGTTGGTGTTTGCGCGCACGACCATCAATATGGGCAGCGAGCTGGGTGTGCTCGATCTGAAGAACGGGAAATCGTATACCTACGATATCAATGCCGGCAATTCATCTTCCTTTCCGGGTTCTTTTACCGTGGTCGACAATACGCTATACTTTGCGGCCACGACGGCTGCCGAGGGCCGCGAGCTGTATAGTTATGATCCGCTGACGGGCCCTGTGCGGCTAACGGACCTGCAACCCGGTGCTGCAAATTCGGTTGCCGGGGGTGTTATTGTTCATTACAAAGGCTCGCTGGTGTTTTCGGCCTACACCAATTCCAGCGAGCGTATTCTGTATCAATACAACCTGGCGTCGAAAGCGGGCACGCAGCTGGGCGCCTACCATGGCCAGAGTGCAATATTGACGTCGGCTGCGGTATATGGCGGCAAGCTTTTCATGAACATCGATACCAGTTTTATGTTCAATCCCGAATCGCTGTATATATACGATGGTACAGGCCTGCCCAAAATTGCCAGCCAGTTGCTGGGCGGCGCACAATACCAAAACGTGTATGGGCTGGGTGTTTGCGGAAACAAGCTGTATTTCACCGGCGCTACTTTGCCCAACCTGCAGGGCCATCTCGTTGTAGTTACCGATTCAACAGTGCTGGGAGTAGGGGAACAACTGGTAGCAACGGGCATCGAATTGTATCCCAACCCGGCAACTACAGAAGCGCATATCAGCTTCTCATTAAGGCAAGCAACGAAACTGAATGTGCAGCTTGCTGATATGCAGGGCAGGGTGGTTTATGCCTCAGCAAAGCAATACAGTGCCGGCAAGCACGAAATAACAGTGCCGGTTAGTGAGCTAGCAGTGGGTGTGTATATGTATACGGTGGCGGATGCGGATGGCACTGTGCTGGATAGAGGCAGAGTGGTAAAGGAGTAG
- a CDS encoding helix-turn-helix transcriptional regulator, whose product MPPKANHIKDVKPVQLKQAAAILMKRRGIATKGEMAEKIKVTPYYYSKVINGETPLTKAFLDKFLKYARAGSVNEILASKKPPRNMYETVAEGLTNYMEAKKVTQAELAHHLKTDQQILSRILHCKKKLFTPDMMIEILRLIKYKI is encoded by the coding sequence ATGCCTCCTAAAGCGAACCATATCAAAGATGTAAAGCCGGTGCAATTGAAACAAGCGGCGGCTATACTGATGAAACGCCGCGGTATTGCTACCAAAGGCGAGATGGCAGAGAAGATCAAAGTAACTCCTTATTACTACTCAAAGGTCATCAACGGTGAAACCCCGCTTACCAAAGCTTTTCTCGATAAGTTCCTGAAATATGCACGCGCCGGTAGTGTTAACGAGATTTTGGCATCGAAAAAACCACCGCGTAATATGTACGAGACCGTTGCTGAAGGTCTTACCAACTACATGGAGGCTAAGAAGGTGACACAAGCCGAGTTGGCGCACCACCTGAAGACCGACCAGCAGATACTGAGCCGCATTTTGCACTGCAAGAAAAAGCTCTTTACCCCCGATATGATGATCGAGATACTGCGACTCATCAAATACAAGATCTAG